One genomic window of Citrobacter sp. Marseille-Q6884 includes the following:
- a CDS encoding tyrosine-type recombinase/integrase, with translation MKLNARQVDTTKPKDKPYKLADGGGLYLLVNPNGAKYWRLKYRVAGKEKLLALGVYPDVTLADARAKRDEAKRGIAGGIDPNEAKREEKATREAQINNTFQDLATEWHSSKLKKWSAGYASDIMEAFNKDVFPYIGKKPIAEIKPLELLNVLRRMEGRGATEKAKKVRQRCGEVFRYAIVTGRAEYNPAPDLTSAMQGHESNHYPFLNAPELPAFFEALSRYSGSELVVLAARLLIITGLRTGELRGASWQEIDDYAAVWEIPAERMKMRRPHIVPLSQQALSIIARIREITGRYPLMFPGRNDPRRTMSEASINQVFKRIGYAGKVTGHGFRHTMSTILHEQGYNTAWIETQLAHVDKNSIRGTYNHAQYLDGRREMLQWYADYMGALEKGENVIHGKFDKSA, from the coding sequence ATGAAACTTAATGCCCGCCAGGTCGATACCACCAAGCCGAAGGATAAACCGTATAAGCTTGCTGACGGTGGCGGCCTTTACCTCCTCGTTAACCCTAACGGAGCTAAATACTGGCGGCTCAAGTACCGGGTTGCGGGGAAAGAGAAATTGCTCGCCTTGGGGGTGTATCCAGACGTTACCTTAGCTGATGCCCGAGCTAAACGAGACGAGGCAAAAAGGGGTATCGCTGGGGGTATAGATCCCAACGAAGCAAAGCGTGAAGAAAAGGCAACTCGCGAAGCGCAGATAAACAATACATTTCAGGATCTCGCGACTGAGTGGCATTCGAGCAAACTCAAAAAATGGTCTGCTGGATACGCTTCGGACATTATGGAAGCGTTTAATAAAGACGTATTCCCATATATTGGTAAGAAGCCAATCGCCGAAATCAAACCCCTAGAGCTGTTAAATGTCCTTCGCCGTATGGAAGGGCGTGGGGCAACAGAGAAAGCAAAAAAAGTGCGGCAGCGTTGCGGCGAGGTTTTCCGTTATGCCATCGTTACTGGCAGGGCTGAATATAACCCAGCCCCGGATCTCACTAGTGCCATGCAGGGACATGAATCCAACCACTATCCTTTCCTGAATGCGCCAGAGCTTCCAGCATTTTTTGAGGCGCTATCACGCTATTCAGGTAGTGAGCTGGTGGTGTTGGCTGCACGCTTGCTCATCATTACCGGCCTCAGAACAGGGGAATTACGCGGGGCATCGTGGCAAGAAATCGATGACTATGCCGCTGTATGGGAAATCCCCGCTGAACGCATGAAGATGCGCCGTCCACACATAGTCCCTTTATCGCAGCAAGCGTTATCCATAATTGCGCGCATCCGTGAAATCACTGGTAGATACCCGCTTATGTTCCCTGGGCGTAACGATCCACGGAGGACTATGAGTGAGGCCAGCATTAACCAAGTATTTAAGCGGATTGGGTATGCCGGGAAAGTAACAGGGCATGGCTTCCGCCACACAATGAGCACTATCCTTCACGAGCAAGGCTACAACACTGCGTGGATTGAAACGCAGCTGGCACACGTCGATAAAAACTCTATCCGGGGAACATACAACCATGCCCAGTATCTGGACGGCCGTCGGGAGATGCTTCAGTGGTATGCCGACTATATGGGGGCGCTGGAGAAAGGTGAGAATGTGATCCATGGTAAGTTCGATAAATCTGCTTAG
- a CDS encoding helix-turn-helix transcriptional regulator yields MSQSLIRFAEVQKRTGYSKAWLYRLMSQQRFPAAIKIGSRSIAFIESEIDEWINQRIAESRGEVA; encoded by the coding sequence ATGTCTCAGTCATTAATTCGATTCGCCGAAGTACAAAAGCGCACTGGTTACAGTAAGGCGTGGTTGTATCGCCTGATGAGCCAGCAGCGTTTCCCCGCAGCTATTAAAATTGGCTCTCGCTCAATTGCTTTTATCGAAAGTGAAATTGATGAGTGGATCAATCAGCGTATCGCTGAATCACGTGGTGAGGTGGCCTAA